One Vibrio campbellii CAIM 519 = NBRC 15631 = ATCC 25920 genomic window carries:
- a CDS encoding isochorismate synthase, protein MIMLRNSMGSSTMLTEFLNAHTDDASFFFSSPTVTLLTQGIAAEFSQQVKFSELDTHISQLLESAKDAGNQNPIAVGVIPFSEHNPVHFIVPDRLITTSPIRPDKVSDVDGVADCPPSSIQPIPTPEEYMRSVELAATSCCREDIDLDKVVLSRTMQVDTEEEIDRARLLKTLLKQNPGGYTFSTRIGGSQSDAYLMGSSPELLVSRKGPHVCSNPLAGSRRRSDNECINQQQGELMMESAKDLHEHAVVVDAVEKALQPWCHNLYVPMVPSVIETKAMLHLSTRIEGTVSDANTSVLKLASALHPTPAVCGYPTAQAYDFISHVEPFDRGYFTGLVGWVDARGNGEWVVVIRCAEVEKKRLKVYAGAGIVAGSEPQSELEETGNKMRTVLNALGIEIRENMEVVQ, encoded by the coding sequence ATGATTATGCTTCGTAACTCAATGGGAAGTAGCACTATGCTCACCGAGTTTCTTAACGCTCATACGGATGATGCTTCGTTCTTTTTTAGCTCACCGACGGTGACCTTACTTACCCAAGGCATTGCCGCAGAATTTTCCCAACAGGTGAAATTCTCCGAGTTAGATACTCACATCAGTCAATTACTTGAATCGGCAAAGGATGCGGGAAACCAAAACCCCATTGCGGTGGGAGTGATTCCGTTCTCTGAACACAACCCGGTGCACTTTATCGTCCCAGACCGTCTTATCACGACGTCACCAATCAGACCGGATAAAGTTTCTGATGTGGATGGGGTTGCTGATTGTCCACCTTCATCGATCCAACCGATTCCTACTCCTGAAGAGTACATGCGCAGTGTTGAGTTAGCGGCCACAAGCTGCTGTCGAGAGGACATTGATCTGGATAAAGTGGTGTTATCACGCACCATGCAGGTCGATACGGAAGAGGAAATTGACCGCGCACGCCTCTTGAAAACCTTACTCAAACAAAACCCAGGTGGCTACACGTTTTCTACCCGCATTGGTGGCAGTCAATCTGACGCGTACTTAATGGGCTCGAGCCCTGAACTGCTCGTGTCACGCAAAGGCCCGCACGTTTGTTCCAATCCTCTGGCGGGTTCTCGCCGACGCAGTGACAACGAATGCATTAACCAACAGCAAGGTGAGCTGATGATGGAGAGTGCAAAGGATCTCCATGAGCATGCCGTGGTGGTGGATGCGGTTGAAAAAGCGCTGCAGCCTTGGTGCCATAACCTGTATGTGCCGATGGTGCCATCGGTGATAGAAACCAAAGCCATGCTTCACCTCTCGACTCGCATCGAGGGCACGGTATCGGATGCAAACACGAGTGTGTTGAAGTTAGCAAGTGCACTGCACCCAACGCCAGCCGTGTGCGGTTATCCGACGGCGCAAGCTTACGACTTTATTAGCCATGTTGAACCTTTTGACCGCGGTTACTTTACCGGCCTTGTTGGTTGGGTTGATGCTCGTGGCAATGGTGAATGGGTGGTCGTGATTCGTTGTGCGGAGGTGGAGAAAAAACGCCTCAAAGTATACGCGGGCGCTGGGATTGTGGCAGGCTCTGAGCCACAAAGTGAGCTGGAAGAAACCGGTAACAAGATGCGCACTGTACTCAATGCGTTGGGCATCGAGATCCGTGAAAACATGGAGGTGGTGCAATGA
- a CDS encoding (2,3-dihydroxybenzoyl)adenylate synthase: MSHESMQASGFTPWPEARAEQYRQAGYWTDQTIPQMLQASAVRQPQQLALVDGEREWTYQSLAQQVDQLAAGFQTKLSLKPGDKAVLHLPNIGEFYLSFFALLKIGVQPVLALPAHRYSEIRYFCHFTEAKVLITAPQRGVNTADIAQQVAAELPSLTSIVWAGEASEIPTGSLTLDSLYLNDAELHEEQGEDFVFFQLSGGTTGTPKLIPRTHSDYLYSVRASNEVCQFSDRTRYLCVLPAAHNFPLSSPGALGCLMAGGTVVLTPDASPQTAFSLIEKYQITVAALVPPLALLWLDEAARTEHDITSLEVLQVGGARFSEEAAKRVRPELGCTLQQVFGMAEGLVNYTRLDDPESEIISTQGRPMSPADELLVLDEMGNPVEQGTEGILFVRGPYTIQGYYRAPEHNQRSFTQQGYYRTGDIVVLTEAGNLQVVGRDKDQINRGGEKIAAEEVENHLLAHDSVHDAAVIAIPDDYLGERSCAALVCPEQNPRVIEIKRFLRDRGLADFKIPDRVIFVDVLPKTPVGKINKNKLLELV; this comes from the coding sequence ATGAGTCACGAATCCATGCAAGCATCCGGCTTTACCCCATGGCCAGAAGCGCGAGCAGAACAATATCGTCAAGCCGGTTATTGGACAGATCAAACTATCCCACAAATGCTGCAAGCCAGCGCTGTTCGACAGCCACAGCAATTGGCATTGGTAGATGGAGAGCGTGAGTGGACGTATCAATCTTTGGCGCAGCAGGTCGACCAACTGGCGGCAGGTTTCCAAACCAAGCTGAGTCTCAAACCAGGAGACAAAGCGGTGTTGCATCTACCGAACATTGGGGAGTTTTATCTTAGCTTTTTCGCTCTACTCAAAATTGGCGTGCAGCCCGTACTGGCTTTGCCAGCGCACCGTTATTCGGAGATTCGATACTTTTGTCATTTTACTGAGGCAAAAGTATTGATTACTGCACCGCAGCGAGGTGTGAACACGGCTGATATCGCGCAGCAAGTTGCGGCTGAATTACCGAGCCTTACCAGCATTGTTTGGGCGGGTGAAGCGAGTGAAATACCTACTGGTAGCCTAACTCTCGATAGTCTTTATTTAAACGATGCCGAACTGCATGAAGAACAGGGAGAAGACTTCGTGTTCTTCCAACTTTCTGGTGGAACTACGGGTACGCCAAAACTGATCCCGCGCACTCATAGCGACTATCTCTATAGCGTTCGTGCCAGCAATGAAGTTTGCCAGTTCTCAGATCGAACTCGTTACCTTTGTGTGTTGCCTGCGGCGCATAACTTTCCGCTTAGCTCGCCAGGTGCACTGGGCTGTTTAATGGCTGGTGGCACTGTGGTGTTAACACCAGATGCTAGCCCTCAGACGGCGTTTTCTTTGATTGAGAAATACCAAATTACCGTGGCGGCTTTGGTTCCGCCATTAGCCCTCTTATGGCTGGATGAAGCTGCGCGAACAGAACATGACATTACTTCCCTTGAAGTGTTGCAAGTGGGTGGTGCTCGTTTTAGTGAAGAAGCTGCAAAGCGAGTTCGACCAGAGTTGGGCTGTACCTTGCAGCAGGTGTTCGGCATGGCAGAGGGGCTCGTAAACTACACCCGTTTGGATGACCCCGAGTCTGAAATCATTTCTACCCAAGGTCGGCCGATGTCGCCTGCGGATGAGCTGTTGGTTCTTGATGAAATGGGCAACCCCGTTGAGCAAGGAACAGAGGGGATTTTGTTCGTGCGTGGCCCTTACACCATTCAAGGTTACTACCGTGCGCCAGAGCATAATCAGCGTTCTTTTACTCAGCAAGGGTACTACCGCACGGGCGATATTGTCGTTTTGACCGAAGCGGGCAACTTACAGGTGGTAGGGCGCGATAAAGATCAGATCAACCGTGGTGGAGAGAAAATCGCTGCGGAGGAGGTCGAGAACCATCTGCTTGCCCATGACTCGGTGCACGATGCTGCCGTAATTGCCATTCCGGATGACTACTTAGGTGAGCGCAGTTGCGCAGCCTTGGTTTGCCCAGAACAGAACCCTAGAGTGATTGAAATAAAACGCTTTTTAAGAGATCGCGGCTTAGCGGACTTCAAGATCCCCGATCGCGTTATTTTTGTTGATGTACTGCCGAAAACTCCCGTCGGAAAAATAAATAAAAACAAGCTATTAGAACTCGTTTAA
- a CDS encoding isochorismatase family protein gives MAIPSLSGYPLPKAIPENRVNWSVDPQRAVLLIHDMQQYFLNFYDVDSELIQTLTRNIQAIKQTCIDAGIPVVYTAQPGDQKQEDRALLTDFWGPGLKADESITRIFPALAPTDQDIVYTKWRYSAFQRTPLKSMMDETGRDQLIIVGVYAHIGCLQTAAEAFMTDIQAFMVSDAVADFSSDDHDMALNYVAGRCGYVLDKQQLLSQINRADELVGGDFSIPQSQPHLTQQLAALLEVPVDEMTPEDSLLDFGLDSVRMMSLVSDWQQAGLDVSFMELAANPSLQDWWQLIEKKRT, from the coding sequence ATGGCCATTCCCTCTCTATCTGGTTATCCATTGCCCAAGGCGATACCAGAAAACCGTGTTAACTGGTCTGTAGACCCCCAGCGTGCCGTGTTACTTATTCACGACATGCAGCAGTACTTCCTCAATTTCTATGATGTCGACAGCGAGTTGATTCAAACCCTGACGCGTAATATTCAGGCGATCAAGCAAACCTGTATTGATGCAGGGATCCCCGTGGTTTATACCGCGCAACCTGGTGACCAAAAGCAAGAAGATCGCGCATTGCTGACGGATTTTTGGGGACCAGGTTTAAAAGCCGACGAAAGCATTACTCGCATTTTTCCTGCGTTAGCGCCTACCGATCAAGATATTGTTTACACCAAATGGCGTTACAGCGCATTCCAGCGTACGCCGCTTAAATCCATGATGGATGAAACGGGACGCGATCAGTTGATCATCGTTGGTGTTTACGCTCACATCGGTTGTTTGCAAACTGCGGCAGAAGCCTTCATGACCGATATTCAAGCCTTTATGGTGTCTGATGCGGTGGCAGATTTTTCTTCTGATGATCATGACATGGCGCTCAACTACGTTGCTGGCCGCTGTGGTTATGTTCTGGATAAACAGCAGCTCCTGTCTCAGATAAACCGTGCCGATGAACTGGTCGGTGGTGATTTCTCTATTCCTCAATCTCAGCCCCACTTAACTCAGCAATTGGCTGCTTTGCTAGAAGTGCCAGTCGATGAAATGACACCAGAAGATAGCCTGTTGGATTTCGGTTTGGACTCCGTGCGCATGATGTCGCTGGTGAGTGATTGGCAACAAGCGGGACTTGATGTGAGTTTTATGGAACTGGCTGCCAACCCCAGCTTGCAAGATTGGTGGCAACTGATCGAGAAGAAACGGACTTAG